A single genomic interval of Roseomonas aeriglobus harbors:
- a CDS encoding glycosyltransferase, whose translation MRIVDVSAFYTPHGGGVKTYVERKLITAAARGHEMVVIVPGEADESREVAPGAILASVASPTLPIDRRYRYFGDEAALHRAITAWRPDVLEASSPWSSASMVARWPGSAPRSLVMHADPLSAYAYRWFGRVASIATIDRRFDRFWRHLRRLDAAFDAVVCASADLANRLAAGGLRNTATIPMGVEPGMFSPRRRDARVRDELLALCGLDPSATLLAGVGRYSPEKRWDMVIDAAVAAGVTTPVGLVLIGDGRSRRSLVVQASGSPHVVVGDAIRDRAALATLMASVDVLVHGCEAETFCMAAAEARASGTPVIVPDRGGAADHADDPSSRRYAAAKVDALREAIVGLADAPRPRTSSLQTPVRTIDAHFADLFGLYAGFHVPLREAA comes from the coding sequence GTGAGGATCGTCGACGTCAGCGCATTCTACACCCCCCATGGCGGCGGCGTGAAAACCTATGTCGAGCGCAAGCTGATCACCGCCGCGGCGCGCGGACACGAGATGGTCGTCATCGTGCCGGGGGAGGCTGACGAGTCACGCGAAGTCGCGCCAGGTGCCATTCTTGCGTCCGTCGCATCGCCGACGCTGCCAATCGACCGCCGCTACCGCTATTTCGGGGACGAGGCGGCGCTGCACCGCGCTATCACCGCTTGGCGGCCCGACGTGCTGGAGGCGTCTTCGCCATGGTCGAGCGCTTCGATGGTCGCGCGCTGGCCAGGCAGCGCGCCGCGGTCGCTCGTCATGCATGCGGACCCGCTGTCGGCCTATGCCTATCGCTGGTTCGGGCGGGTCGCCTCGATCGCGACGATCGACCGGCGGTTCGACCGCTTCTGGCGGCATTTGCGGCGGTTGGACGCAGCATTCGACGCGGTCGTGTGCGCCAGCGCCGATCTGGCGAACCGGCTGGCAGCAGGTGGGCTGCGGAACACGGCGACGATCCCGATGGGGGTTGAGCCGGGCATGTTCTCGCCACGCCGGCGCGATGCGCGCGTTCGCGACGAGCTGCTCGCCCTCTGCGGGCTCGATCCCTCGGCGACATTGCTCGCCGGCGTCGGCCGCTACTCGCCCGAAAAGCGCTGGGACATGGTTATCGACGCGGCGGTCGCGGCGGGCGTGACGACACCCGTCGGGCTGGTGCTGATCGGCGACGGCCGCAGCCGGCGGTCGCTGGTCGTCCAAGCGTCGGGATCGCCGCACGTCGTTGTCGGCGACGCCATCCGCGACCGCGCTGCGCTGGCGACGCTGATGGCGAGCGTCGACGTGCTCGTCCACGGTTGCGAGGCCGAGACCTTCTGCATGGCGGCGGCGGAAGCGCGAGCCAGCGGCACGCCGGTGATCGTCCCCGATCGCGGTGGCGCGGCCGATCACGCCGACGATCCGTCGAGCCGTCGCTACGCCGCGGCCAAGGTCGATGCGCTTCGCGAGGCGATCGTCGGGCTCGCCGACGCGCCGCGCCCCCGCACCTCCTCCCTGCAGACACCTGTCCGAACCATCGACGCCCATTTCGCCGACCTGTTCGGATTATACGCCGGCTTCCATGTGCCGCTGCGCGAGGCGGCGTAA
- a CDS encoding LptF/LptG family permease has product MRTIDRYLSGMLLRGYATVVVAIVVMLALENLPRLSKAFEHVSAPLPLLGASLLALLPEYLAIANPVAIYLATAWTIRSLTLRGEWQVLAATGMRPARAMMMPVFAATLATGLQLAVRADLQPRGERRLDSLLTAARVGAFGIDIPLGRVVAVAEDTDLLVEPGVDSGFRAFIRHGAQTMTAERAEISRDADGALVVLLTQGRLVVSNEGQLRATTFGRLTLKIDDRTAAPPAVSPADRMDRLTFTELWPLIAHETARGGRAPATSSLLARVQNALFCLALPWLALAFAVPPRRSAGGPAILLGVVLIVVNLRTSALVEQLFSDMPVGSAAVHVGAWVLCVVALIRTVSSREEGAVDRLIGDIGAKLAALRSPRSRRLSPVLA; this is encoded by the coding sequence GTGCGGACGATCGATCGCTACCTGTCGGGCATGCTGCTGCGCGGCTATGCGACGGTTGTCGTCGCGATCGTCGTCATGCTGGCGCTGGAGAACTTGCCTCGGCTGTCGAAGGCGTTCGAGCATGTGTCCGCGCCGCTGCCCCTGCTCGGCGCATCGCTCCTGGCGCTGCTGCCCGAGTATCTTGCGATCGCCAATCCAGTCGCGATCTATCTGGCGACGGCGTGGACGATCCGCTCTCTGACGCTGCGCGGGGAGTGGCAGGTGCTCGCGGCGACCGGCATGCGGCCGGCGCGCGCGATGATGATGCCGGTTTTCGCTGCGACACTCGCGACCGGCCTCCAGCTCGCGGTCCGGGCGGACCTTCAGCCGCGCGGCGAGCGACGACTCGATTCGCTTTTGACCGCGGCTCGCGTCGGCGCCTTTGGCATCGACATCCCGCTGGGCCGCGTCGTCGCGGTCGCCGAGGACACCGACCTGCTGGTCGAACCCGGCGTCGATAGCGGATTTCGCGCGTTCATCCGGCACGGGGCCCAAACGATGACCGCCGAACGTGCCGAGATCTCGCGCGATGCCGACGGAGCGCTGGTCGTCCTGTTGACTCAGGGTCGCCTGGTCGTAAGCAATGAGGGGCAACTACGCGCGACGACGTTCGGCCGGCTTACGCTCAAAATCGATGATCGCACGGCCGCACCGCCCGCGGTTTCCCCGGCCGATCGCATGGACCGCCTGACGTTCACCGAGTTGTGGCCGCTGATTGCCCACGAAACGGCACGCGGCGGTCGCGCGCCCGCGACCTCGTCGCTGCTGGCGCGGGTTCAGAATGCGCTGTTCTGTTTGGCGCTGCCGTGGTTGGCGCTCGCCTTCGCGGTGCCGCCGCGCCGCAGCGCGGGCGGACCGGCGATCCTGCTCGGAGTTGTCCTGATCGTGGTGAACCTGCGGACGAGCGCGCTGGTGGAGCAGCTCTTCTCCGACATGCCCGTCGGCTCGGCCGCGGTGCACGTGGGGGCCTGGGTGCTCTGTGTCGTCGCGCTGATCCGCACCGTGTCGTCGCGCGAAGAGGGTGCCGTCGACCGCCTGATCGGCGACATCGGGGCTAAGCTGGCGGCGTTGCGGTCGCCGCGCTCGCGACGCTTGTCGCCGGTGCTCGCCTGA
- a CDS encoding response regulator transcription factor, protein MRILIVEDDTETREFIVRGLSEAGHTVVAAVDGRDGMFQATGEDFDAIVVDRMLPGIDGLAMVRMLRAGGTTAPILMLTAMGSIEDRVDGLDGGADDYLVKPFAFSELAARINALGRRPAAHVEPNRLVVGDIELDLERRAVTRAGQRITLQPREFALLAELMRNPHRVMTRTMLLERVWDFDFDPKTNIVETHLSRLRSKLNAGFDSDAIETIRGAGYMIRGG, encoded by the coding sequence ATGAGGATCCTGATCGTCGAGGACGACACCGAGACCCGCGAATTCATCGTGCGCGGCTTGAGCGAGGCGGGGCACACCGTAGTCGCGGCGGTCGACGGGCGCGACGGCATGTTCCAGGCGACCGGCGAGGACTTCGACGCGATCGTGGTCGATCGCATGCTACCCGGCATCGACGGGCTGGCGATGGTCAGGATGCTGCGCGCCGGCGGAACGACCGCGCCGATCCTGATGCTGACCGCGATGGGCAGCATCGAGGACCGCGTCGACGGCCTCGACGGCGGTGCCGACGATTATCTGGTCAAGCCGTTCGCCTTTTCCGAACTCGCCGCGCGGATCAACGCGCTGGGTCGCCGCCCCGCCGCCCATGTCGAACCCAATCGCCTGGTCGTCGGCGACATCGAGCTCGATCTGGAACGTCGTGCGGTGACCCGGGCCGGGCAGCGCATCACGCTGCAGCCGCGCGAGTTCGCGCTGCTGGCCGAACTGATGCGCAACCCGCACCGGGTGATGACGCGGACGATGCTGCTCGAACGCGTCTGGGATTTCGACTTCGATCCGAAGACCAACATCGTCGAGACGCACCTGAGCCGGCTGCGCTCGAAGCTCAATGCCGGGTTCGACAGCGACGCGATCGAGACGATCCGCGGCGCGGGCTACATGATCCGCGGCGGCTGA
- a CDS encoding FecR domain-containing protein, with product MRRRVREQGMSEDIEQRAAEWHAAQAGEDMDWDGFTAWLEADPRHRAAYDEVALLDARIDRSRDLLRSLTAPAAEVAPRSSRRWLGWGSAAAAAVAAAAVFTWQTPAPDAGPRYADHRAPAGEGRAVQLADGSSIALDPGSLIRVSTARSDPILLQGRAVFTIRHNAANPTIVRAGPYEVRDIGTVFEVSSTGDAVRVAVSEGKVAVALAGGGRETTVAAGQSLTASAAAAEWQIGTVRPAAVAAWRRGPLVYDGAPLALVAGDIARFTGAPLTVDRDVAARRFSGVIAVGSRDAMAGSLAQLTGLTLRKEGDAARLASGARR from the coding sequence ATGCGGCGACGCGTCCGCGAACAGGGCATGAGCGAGGATATCGAACAGAGAGCGGCGGAATGGCACGCGGCGCAGGCCGGCGAGGACATGGATTGGGACGGCTTCACCGCCTGGCTGGAGGCGGACCCGCGCCACCGCGCCGCCTATGACGAAGTGGCGCTGCTCGACGCGCGGATCGACCGGTCGCGCGACCTGCTGCGCAGCCTGACGGCCCCGGCGGCCGAGGTCGCGCCACGGTCTTCGCGCCGGTGGCTCGGCTGGGGCTCGGCCGCGGCGGCCGCAGTTGCGGCGGCGGCGGTCTTCACATGGCAAACGCCGGCTCCCGACGCGGGGCCGCGCTACGCCGATCACCGCGCCCCGGCGGGCGAGGGCCGCGCGGTGCAGCTCGCCGACGGGTCGTCGATCGCGCTCGATCCGGGCAGCCTGATACGCGTAAGCACCGCGCGCAGCGATCCGATCCTGCTGCAGGGCCGCGCGGTCTTCACCATCCGCCACAACGCCGCCAACCCCACCATCGTCCGCGCCGGACCGTACGAGGTGCGCGACATCGGCACGGTGTTCGAGGTCTCGTCGACTGGCGACGCAGTGCGGGTCGCGGTGTCCGAGGGCAAGGTCGCGGTCGCGCTGGCGGGCGGCGGGCGCGAGACGACCGTGGCCGCCGGTCAGTCGCTGACCGCGTCCGCCGCCGCGGCCGAATGGCAGATCGGCACCGTCCGCCCGGCGGCGGTCGCGGCGTGGCGACGCGGGCCATTGGTGTACGACGGCGCGCCGCTGGCGCTCGTCGCCGGCGACATCGCGCGCTTCACCGGGGCCCCGCTGACAGTCGATCGCGACGTCGCTGCGCGTCGTTTCTCAGGCGTCATCGCGGTCGGCAGCCGCGACGCGATGGCGGGCAGCCTGGCCCAATTGACCGGCCTAACGCTCAGGAAGGAAGGCGATGCGGCGCGTCTGGCCAGCGGCGCTCGCCGCTAG
- a CDS encoding energy transducer TonB produces MDGEGAGAAPRERYVPARPRWRALVLVAALHASGFAVLMLAPPDAIRQLAQTRLATFDVRLAPPPPPLEPISAPPPPPQVVAPTPRVAVPVPPPPIVVDKAPDTPPPPAPPVVAPRSPDPAPPRPPAPPGDVSRDLTANIVSAPPPRYPIASRRAHEQGTVLLDVRLSVDGRVEEISVRRSSGSDRLDDAARSAVRRWRWTPTLIGGVPARVRGLVEIPFVLR; encoded by the coding sequence ATGGACGGCGAAGGGGCGGGAGCGGCGCCGCGCGAGCGCTATGTTCCCGCTCGGCCTCGCTGGCGGGCACTGGTGCTGGTCGCCGCCCTGCATGCGTCCGGTTTCGCGGTGCTGATGCTCGCGCCACCCGATGCGATCCGTCAGCTGGCGCAGACCCGGCTGGCGACGTTCGACGTACGCCTGGCTCCGCCCCCGCCGCCGCTCGAGCCGATCAGCGCCCCACCGCCGCCGCCGCAAGTCGTTGCCCCGACACCCCGCGTGGCAGTGCCCGTACCGCCGCCCCCGATCGTCGTCGACAAAGCACCGGACACTCCCCCGCCACCCGCACCGCCGGTCGTCGCGCCGCGCTCGCCCGACCCCGCCCCGCCGCGACCGCCCGCGCCGCCGGGCGACGTGTCGCGCGACCTGACCGCGAACATCGTTTCTGCGCCGCCGCCGCGGTATCCGATCGCGTCGCGACGCGCGCACGAGCAGGGGACGGTGCTGCTAGACGTCCGCCTGAGCGTCGACGGCCGGGTCGAGGAGATATCGGTTCGCCGCTCTAGCGGCTCCGACCGGCTGGACGATGCCGCCCGGTCGGCGGTGCGCCGCTGGCGCTGGACTCCGACGCTGATCGGCGGGGTGCCGGCGCGGGTTCGCGGGCTCGTCGAAATCCCGTTCGTGCTGCGCTGA
- a CDS encoding RNA polymerase sigma factor, whose amino-acid sequence MEGLTAEAAPGGLAQVYVERRGELLRFLTARVGDAAEAEDLLQELWIRIQAADIGPVANGRAYLYRAAQNLVLDRVTARKRRAARESDWAAGARAPIPGPEPADPAKDAEATLIEREETALLASAIAALPEAAGRAFRLHKLDGLPHAEVAARLGISRSGVEKHIALAMVHLRRALRG is encoded by the coding sequence GTGGAAGGGCTGACAGCCGAAGCAGCGCCCGGGGGGCTGGCGCAGGTGTATGTCGAGCGGCGCGGCGAATTGCTGCGCTTCCTGACCGCGCGCGTCGGCGATGCCGCCGAGGCCGAGGACCTGCTGCAGGAGCTGTGGATCCGGATCCAGGCGGCCGACATCGGGCCGGTCGCAAACGGGCGCGCATATCTCTATCGCGCCGCGCAGAACCTGGTGCTCGACCGCGTCACCGCGAGGAAGCGCCGCGCGGCGCGCGAGAGCGACTGGGCGGCGGGAGCGCGCGCGCCGATCCCCGGACCCGAACCGGCCGACCCGGCCAAGGACGCGGAGGCGACGCTGATCGAGCGCGAGGAGACCGCGCTGCTGGCGTCGGCGATCGCCGCGCTGCCCGAGGCGGCGGGGCGCGCCTTCCGGCTCCACAAGCTCGACGGGCTGCCCCACGCCGAGGTCGCCGCACGGCTCGGCATCAGCCGCAGCGGGGTGGAAAAGCATATCGCGCTTGCGATGGTCCACCTTCGCCGCGCGTTAAGGGGCTGA
- a CDS encoding TonB-dependent siderophore receptor, whose protein sequence is MPLSVRVMQASLLAISAAIVTPSAAAQTVDQQNERVLGSVTVSDTAIDESEAQTSYKASRSTTATKTDTPLVDVPQSVSVVTVRNIEDRAANGIGEAILYIPGVTTAQGENNRETLVFRGNSTTGDFFVDGVRDDVQTYRDLYNIDRLEVFKGPNAMIFGRGGIGGIINRVTKQADWTSGREARVEGGSFSYVRLQGDVNQVLSDAAAVRVTGVFQNAGSFRDDGRFDRWGVNPTLALKLGTDTTFRLGYEHFQDDRTAERGIPAQARMGGITATQVIGPFETSRRTVFGDPENSPTNTNTDAVTGAIEHRFSDAVSIRSQLRYADYDKFYRNVFPGTINATALTNSATATQAPGLPVGTYAPGTVVQISAYDNAQRRKNLFSQTDLNAEVDTGSIHHTLLAGVELGRQTTDNIRFEGFFPTAQSATGVQTIFVPVTAPNIRRPDVIWRQIASSGNNYSVAKVVGVYAQDQIELTPWLQVIAGIRYDHFNVKLDDRRSAAFRTSGTPPVTTPAFFETTDTLWSPRLGLILKPAETASIYGAYSRTYQPRAGDQLAGLNVNTASLAPEKFDNYEIGVKWDVLSDLNVSAALYQLDRDNVIVPIDPNNAALGNTLGGAQRSRGFELGAAGNITPDWSVMGAYTYIDAEFTRAISASVTAGKRLPNVPKHSASLWTRYDIGDLGLGVGVIHQGARFAATDNLVRLDPFTRFDAALFYRISDSLRAQVNFENVLNERYFLNANSNTNLSPGSPTAFKAGLTAQF, encoded by the coding sequence ATGCCACTCTCTGTTCGGGTGATGCAGGCAAGCCTGCTCGCCATCTCGGCCGCAATCGTTACGCCTTCGGCAGCGGCGCAGACCGTGGATCAGCAGAACGAACGCGTACTCGGCTCGGTGACTGTCAGCGACACCGCGATCGACGAGAGCGAGGCGCAGACTAGCTACAAGGCGAGCCGGAGCACCACCGCGACCAAGACCGACACGCCGCTGGTCGACGTGCCGCAGTCGGTGAGTGTCGTAACCGTCCGCAACATCGAAGACCGCGCGGCGAACGGCATCGGCGAGGCGATCCTCTACATCCCCGGCGTCACCACCGCGCAAGGCGAGAATAACCGCGAGACGCTGGTTTTCCGCGGCAATTCGACGACCGGCGACTTCTTCGTCGACGGCGTCCGCGACGACGTTCAGACCTACCGCGACCTCTACAACATCGACCGGCTCGAGGTGTTCAAGGGTCCGAACGCGATGATCTTCGGCCGCGGCGGGATAGGCGGCATCATCAACCGCGTCACCAAGCAGGCCGACTGGACGTCGGGCCGCGAGGCGCGGGTCGAGGGCGGCAGCTTCAGCTACGTCCGCCTGCAAGGCGACGTGAACCAGGTGCTGAGCGATGCCGCGGCCGTGCGCGTCACCGGCGTGTTCCAGAATGCGGGCAGTTTTCGCGATGACGGCCGCTTTGATCGCTGGGGCGTCAACCCTACGCTGGCGCTGAAGCTCGGCACTGACACGACCTTCCGCCTCGGCTACGAGCATTTCCAGGACGACCGCACCGCTGAGCGCGGCATCCCGGCGCAGGCCCGGATGGGCGGCATCACCGCGACGCAAGTGATCGGCCCGTTCGAGACCAGCCGCCGGACCGTGTTCGGTGACCCCGAGAACAGCCCGACGAACACCAACACCGACGCGGTGACCGGCGCGATCGAGCACCGCTTCAGTGACGCCGTGTCGATCCGCAGCCAGCTGCGCTACGCCGACTATGACAAGTTCTACCGCAACGTGTTTCCAGGCACGATCAACGCGACGGCGCTGACCAACAGCGCGACCGCCACCCAGGCGCCGGGCCTGCCCGTCGGTACCTACGCGCCGGGCACCGTCGTCCAGATCTCGGCCTACGACAACGCGCAGCGCCGCAAGAACCTGTTCAGCCAGACCGACCTGAACGCCGAGGTCGATACCGGCAGCATCCATCACACGCTGCTCGCCGGCGTCGAACTCGGGCGTCAGACCACCGACAACATCCGCTTCGAGGGCTTCTTCCCCACCGCACAGTCGGCGACGGGGGTGCAGACGATCTTCGTTCCGGTGACCGCGCCGAACATCCGCCGTCCCGACGTCATCTGGCGCCAGATCGCGTCGAGCGGCAACAACTACAGTGTCGCCAAGGTCGTCGGCGTCTACGCGCAGGACCAGATCGAGCTGACCCCGTGGCTGCAGGTCATCGCCGGCATCCGCTACGACCATTTCAACGTGAAGCTCGACGACCGCCGCAGCGCTGCGTTCCGCACCAGCGGCACCCCGCCGGTGACGACGCCGGCGTTCTTTGAGACGACCGACACTCTGTGGTCGCCGCGTTTGGGCCTCATCCTGAAGCCCGCGGAGACCGCGTCGATCTACGGCGCCTACTCGCGGACCTATCAGCCGCGCGCGGGCGACCAGCTGGCCGGGCTTAACGTCAACACCGCCAGCCTGGCGCCGGAGAAGTTCGACAACTACGAGATCGGCGTGAAGTGGGACGTGCTGTCCGACCTCAACGTCAGCGCGGCGCTTTACCAGCTCGACCGTGACAACGTGATCGTGCCCATAGATCCCAACAACGCCGCGCTCGGCAACACGCTGGGCGGCGCGCAGCGGTCGCGCGGGTTCGAGCTGGGCGCGGCGGGCAACATCACGCCCGATTGGAGCGTGATGGGCGCCTACACCTACATCGACGCCGAGTTTACCCGAGCCATCTCGGCGAGCGTGACTGCGGGCAAGCGCCTGCCCAACGTGCCGAAGCATTCGGCGTCGCTGTGGACCCGATACGACATCGGCGACCTTGGGCTGGGCGTCGGCGTGATCCATCAGGGCGCGCGGTTCGCCGCGACCGACAATCTGGTTCGGCTCGATCCCTTCACGCGCTTCGACGCCGCGCTGTTCTACCGGATCAGCGACAGCCTGCGGGCGCAGGTCAATTTCGAGAACGTGTTAAACGAACGCTATTTCCTGAACGCGAACAGCAACACCAACCTCTCGCCGGGCTCGCCGACGGCGTTCAAGGCGGGGCTTACCGCGCAGTTCTGA
- a CDS encoding TolC family protein: MKRLAPLAALLVGACMTAPPPPPTAAPPAATGPFAGLPTASIAPVPDDWWRLYRDPVLDGLVQASLAANADLRVAFANLDGARAALRQARAARLPTTNIESGLTVDNTAGQPSSSNVPATDYDIALTASWDADLFGRLRSGALAAAADADASAAAADGLRVAVVADTVLAYVDLCGANQAAAVARSVVAAQERATETVRDQLRAGEVSPLEVSQAVNVLESTRATLPTFEAARANALYRLATLQGRPPAEARTWNLTCTTVPKISGQLPVGDGTALLLRRPDIREAERRLAAAAARIGVARADLYPRVNLGGAIGLLTGNLVATATPFVSWAFPNQAPARTRLEQARATERAALGSWDVAVLRALREVETALAGQDAEVRRGAALAAAVREADAYARRSAARVRLGDAAPLLRIDAERARASAALQKAQSDLLVAQGQVALFRALGGGWQSAPGPR; the protein is encoded by the coding sequence ATGAAGCGCCTCGCCCCCCTCGCTGCGCTGCTTGTCGGCGCGTGCATGACCGCTCCACCGCCCCCGCCGACGGCCGCCCCGCCGGCTGCGACCGGACCGTTCGCCGGCTTGCCCACCGCGTCGATCGCACCCGTGCCCGATGATTGGTGGCGGCTGTACCGCGATCCCGTGCTCGACGGCCTCGTCCAGGCGAGCCTCGCCGCCAATGCCGACCTGCGGGTCGCCTTCGCCAACCTCGACGGCGCCCGCGCGGCACTGCGCCAGGCACGCGCGGCGCGGCTGCCGACGACCAACATCGAAAGCGGGCTGACGGTCGACAACACCGCCGGCCAGCCGAGCAGTTCGAACGTCCCCGCCACCGACTACGACATCGCGCTGACCGCCAGCTGGGACGCCGACCTGTTCGGGCGGCTGCGCTCGGGCGCGCTCGCCGCCGCGGCCGACGCGGACGCAAGTGCCGCAGCCGCCGATGGCCTGCGCGTCGCGGTGGTCGCCGATACCGTACTCGCCTATGTTGACCTGTGCGGCGCCAACCAGGCCGCCGCGGTCGCCCGCAGCGTCGTCGCCGCGCAGGAACGCGCGACCGAAACCGTCCGCGACCAGCTGCGCGCCGGCGAGGTATCCCCGCTCGAAGTGTCGCAGGCCGTCAACGTGCTGGAGAGCACCCGCGCGACGCTGCCGACGTTCGAGGCGGCGCGCGCCAACGCGCTCTACCGCCTTGCGACACTCCAGGGCCGCCCGCCGGCCGAGGCGCGCACATGGAACCTGACCTGCACGACCGTGCCGAAGATCTCGGGCCAGCTTCCGGTCGGCGACGGCACCGCGCTGCTGCTGCGCCGCCCCGACATCCGCGAGGCCGAGCGCCGCCTGGCTGCCGCCGCAGCGCGGATCGGCGTCGCCCGCGCCGATCTCTACCCGCGCGTCAACTTAGGGGGAGCGATAGGCCTGCTGACCGGCAACCTTGTAGCCACCGCGACGCCGTTCGTGTCCTGGGCGTTCCCCAACCAGGCGCCGGCGCGCACCCGGCTCGAACAGGCGCGCGCGACCGAACGCGCCGCGCTCGGGTCGTGGGACGTCGCGGTGCTGCGCGCCCTGCGCGAGGTCGAGACCGCACTCGCCGGGCAGGACGCCGAAGTCCGCCGCGGCGCCGCGCTGGCCGCCGCGGTGCGCGAAGCCGACGCCTACGCCCGCCGCTCCGCCGCGCGCGTCCGGCTGGGTGACGCCGCCCCGCTGCTCAGGATCGACGCCGAGCGTGCGCGGGCATCAGCGGCGCTGCAGAAGGCGCAGTCCGACCTGCTCGTCGCGCAGGGCCAGGTCGCGCTGTTCCGTGCGCTCGGCGGTGGCTGGCAGTCCGCCCCCGGTCCGCGCTAG